A window from Vulcanimicrobium alpinum encodes these proteins:
- a CDS encoding dipeptidase, with the protein MIAPHADALVEHVRANRARYLDELRAWIAIPSISAQPAHAGDVRRSAEHAVARMRAAGLTDAEVLETGGHPVAYGAWLGAPGAPTILIYGHHDVQPDDPIALWTSPPFDAQVRDGKLYGRGAVDDKGQCLMHLAAIEAHLRVNGKLPLNVKVVIEGEEEVSSAHFESFLAREKERLACDCVVVSDTAVFAEDVPSLTTSLRGLVGWEITVHGPATDLHSGYYGGIVKNPLEALAQMLAALKDAHGRVVVPGFYDGVRELSPAERAEIAALPFDPAKEAAALGVPELSGESVRLPLERMWMRPTLEINGMYGGYQGDGSKTIIPSYAKAKLTSRLVPHQDPHAVRHAVTTFLKRVAPKGVTVEIEEHGDVRAVETSRDHPAVAAAARAMELGFGKPPVFIGTGGTIGPVSSFDRILHLPQVLIGVGLPDDAIHAPNERFDLGQFYGGIETMTYLYDELAKALR; encoded by the coding sequence ATGATCGCTCCGCACGCCGATGCCCTGGTCGAACACGTCCGCGCCAACCGCGCGCGCTATCTCGACGAACTGCGCGCGTGGATCGCGATCCCGTCGATCTCCGCGCAGCCGGCGCATGCCGGCGACGTGCGACGGTCTGCCGAGCATGCGGTCGCGCGCATGCGCGCCGCCGGGCTCACCGATGCGGAAGTCCTCGAAACGGGCGGCCATCCGGTTGCGTACGGCGCGTGGCTCGGCGCGCCGGGCGCGCCGACGATCCTGATCTACGGCCACCACGACGTCCAGCCCGACGATCCGATCGCGCTCTGGACCTCGCCGCCGTTCGACGCGCAGGTCCGCGACGGCAAGCTCTACGGCCGCGGCGCCGTCGACGACAAGGGGCAATGTCTGATGCACCTCGCCGCGATCGAAGCGCACCTGCGCGTCAACGGCAAGCTGCCGCTGAACGTCAAGGTGGTGATCGAAGGCGAAGAAGAAGTCAGCTCGGCGCACTTCGAGAGTTTTCTCGCCCGCGAGAAAGAGCGGCTGGCCTGCGACTGCGTCGTCGTCTCCGACACCGCGGTCTTCGCCGAAGACGTCCCGTCCCTGACGACGTCGCTGCGCGGTCTCGTCGGCTGGGAGATCACCGTGCACGGCCCGGCGACCGATCTGCACTCGGGCTACTACGGCGGGATCGTGAAGAACCCGCTGGAGGCGCTCGCGCAGATGCTCGCGGCGCTCAAGGACGCGCACGGGCGCGTCGTCGTCCCCGGCTTTTACGACGGCGTGCGCGAGCTCTCGCCGGCCGAGCGCGCGGAGATCGCGGCGCTGCCGTTCGATCCCGCCAAAGAAGCGGCGGCGCTCGGCGTCCCCGAGCTCAGCGGCGAATCGGTGCGTTTGCCGCTCGAGCGGATGTGGATGCGCCCGACGCTCGAGATCAACGGGATGTACGGCGGATATCAGGGCGACGGTTCGAAGACGATCATCCCGTCGTACGCGAAGGCGAAGCTGACCTCGCGGCTCGTCCCGCATCAGGATCCGCATGCGGTCCGTCACGCGGTGACGACGTTCCTCAAGCGCGTCGCACCGAAGGGCGTGACGGTCGAGATCGAGGAGCACGGCGACGTGCGTGCGGTCGAAACATCGCGCGATCACCCGGCCGTCGCCGCCGCCGCGCGCGCGATGGAACTCGGCTTCGGCAAACCGCCGGTCTTCATCGGGACCGGCGGGACGATCGGGCCGGTCTCGTCGTTCGACCGCATCCTGCACCTGCCGCAGGTGCTGATCGGCGTCGGCCTTCCCGACGACGCGATCCACGCGCCCAACGAGCGCTTCGATCTTGGTCAGTTCTACGGCGGGATCGAGACGATGACGTACCTGTACGACGAGTTGGCGAAGGCGCTTCGGTGA
- a CDS encoding hydantoinase/oxoprolinase family protein codes for MDVGGTFTDVVAVDAATRELIAAVKVPTTHDHPDGVAAGIVAGLERILAEPQVDAHAIAFIAHSTTQATNALLEGDIATVGVLLLGGPVVRAFARFAPFALAEGVQFAPRWYDGRDPAALDAAAAGGVDAIAVSDAFGVDRPQREAALVGAARARGIAATSGAEVSTQYGLRARTRTAALNAAILPRMLRTSRVTARAVADARIPAPLMIMRSDGGVMDVGEVERRPILTMLSGPAAGIAGALFHENVTDGIFIEVGGTSADCSVIRRGQPQMRPAQIGGHRTLLRTLDVRTIAVAGGSLARLQHGRVVEVGPRSAHIAGYHYAAFTARETIASARADLSAGVGALVAADGTRIAVTPTCAANALGAVPQGAFAAGDREAARAACALVAAELGTDADALARAILDRASDRLRATIEELIADYGLDPATVVLVGGGGGAAALVPYAAQRLGFAHRIARDAAVISPVGVALALVRDVVERTIVDPQPADLARIRREAIDAAVASGANRDFVEVAVEIDTARNRVRATASGATAMAQDAGGSATAGETERIAAAAEHLRERAADVRIVARTPGLLVAAGARELAVVDARAVVRLVLPSARARTLAAGTVADALPREIDDATTFGDVGRSLPDVFLLRGARIAEFSGMAEAAQIAGLVRDELDGVDAAEPVVVVTVTKRA; via the coding sequence ATCGACGTCGGCGGGACGTTCACCGACGTCGTCGCGGTCGACGCGGCGACGCGCGAACTGATCGCGGCGGTGAAAGTGCCGACGACGCACGATCATCCCGACGGCGTCGCGGCCGGGATCGTGGCGGGCCTGGAGCGGATCCTCGCCGAGCCGCAGGTCGACGCGCACGCGATCGCGTTCATCGCGCACTCGACGACGCAGGCGACGAACGCGCTGCTCGAAGGCGACATCGCGACCGTCGGCGTCCTGCTCCTCGGCGGACCGGTCGTGCGCGCCTTCGCGCGATTCGCGCCGTTCGCGCTCGCCGAAGGAGTGCAGTTCGCGCCGCGGTGGTACGACGGACGCGATCCCGCCGCGCTGGATGCCGCCGCCGCGGGGGGCGTCGACGCGATCGCGGTCAGCGATGCGTTCGGCGTCGACCGGCCACAGCGCGAAGCCGCGCTCGTCGGCGCGGCGCGCGCGCGCGGGATCGCCGCGACGAGCGGCGCCGAGGTGTCGACGCAATACGGCCTGCGCGCGCGCACTCGCACCGCCGCGCTCAACGCTGCGATCCTGCCGCGGATGCTGCGCACGTCGCGCGTCACCGCGCGTGCCGTCGCCGACGCGCGCATCCCCGCGCCGCTGATGATCATGCGGAGCGACGGCGGCGTGATGGACGTCGGCGAAGTCGAGCGGCGCCCGATCCTCACCATGCTCTCTGGTCCCGCGGCGGGGATCGCCGGCGCGCTCTTTCACGAGAACGTCACCGACGGGATCTTCATCGAAGTCGGAGGGACGAGTGCCGACTGCTCGGTGATCCGGCGGGGTCAGCCGCAGATGCGTCCGGCACAGATCGGCGGCCACCGTACGCTCCTGCGCACGCTCGACGTGCGCACGATCGCCGTCGCGGGAGGTTCGCTCGCACGGCTGCAGCACGGGCGCGTCGTCGAGGTCGGTCCGCGCTCCGCGCACATCGCGGGATATCACTACGCAGCGTTCACCGCCCGCGAGACGATCGCAAGCGCGCGCGCCGACCTCTCCGCCGGCGTGGGCGCTCTGGTTGCCGCCGACGGGACGCGGATCGCGGTGACGCCGACGTGTGCGGCGAACGCGCTGGGCGCCGTCCCCCAAGGCGCGTTCGCGGCCGGCGATCGCGAGGCGGCGCGCGCCGCGTGCGCGCTCGTCGCCGCCGAACTCGGCACCGACGCCGACGCGCTTGCGCGGGCGATCCTCGATCGTGCCTCCGACCGTCTGCGGGCGACGATCGAGGAGCTCATCGCCGACTACGGGCTCGATCCGGCGACCGTGGTGCTCGTCGGCGGCGGCGGCGGCGCGGCCGCGCTCGTTCCCTACGCCGCGCAGCGGCTGGGCTTCGCGCACCGCATTGCGCGCGACGCGGCGGTGATCTCGCCGGTCGGCGTCGCGCTCGCGCTCGTCCGCGACGTCGTCGAACGGACGATCGTCGATCCCCAACCCGCCGACCTCGCGCGTATCCGGCGCGAGGCGATCGACGCTGCGGTTGCCTCCGGCGCCAACCGCGACTTCGTCGAGGTGGCGGTCGAGATCGACACGGCGCGCAACCGCGTGCGTGCCACCGCGTCCGGCGCCACGGCGATGGCGCAGGACGCCGGCGGCTCGGCGACCGCAGGTGAGACGGAACGGATCGCCGCCGCCGCCGAGCACCTGCGCGAACGGGCCGCGGACGTGCGCATCGTCGCGCGCACCCCTGGCCTGCTCGTCGCCGCGGGCGCGCGCGAACTCGCGGTCGTCGATGCGCGCGCGGTCGTGCGGCTCGTGCTCCCGTCAGCGCGCGCGCGTACGCTCGCCGCCGGCACCGTTGCCGACGCGCTGCCGCGCGAGATCGACGACGCCACGACGTTCGGCGACGTGGGCCGATCGCTGCCGGATGTGTTTCTCCTGCGCGGCGCGCGCATCGCCGAGTTCAGCGGGATGGCGGAGGCCGCACAGATCGCGGGGCTCGTGCGCGACGAACTCGACGGCGTCGACGCCGCCGAGCCCGTCGTCGTGGTGACCGTGACGAAACGCGCCTGA
- a CDS encoding class I SAM-dependent methyltransferase has protein sequence MNPTTRFDDRAGAYVAGRPSYPQAAIDALFDGLGDPHEVLAADIGAGTGISSRLLAAAGARVLAIEPNADMRSAAEPHPNVEWIAATGEETGLNEASVDLVTVFQAFHWLDPHAALREFLRILRPGGRVALVYNERDESDAFTAAYGDLVRLYATDETERRRDDARSAFERLASAGAWHQPRRLTFSNTHDLDADGLFARTRSTSYLPKGGAAAEELRAESRELFARFAANGRVQMRMLTIVSIGDVGGDGA, from the coding sequence GTGAACCCGACGACGCGGTTCGACGATCGCGCCGGCGCGTACGTCGCGGGCCGTCCGTCGTATCCCCAGGCGGCCATCGACGCGCTCTTCGACGGGCTCGGCGACCCGCACGAGGTGCTCGCCGCGGACATCGGCGCCGGGACGGGGATCTCCTCGCGTCTGCTCGCCGCCGCCGGCGCGCGCGTCTTGGCGATCGAACCGAACGCCGATATGCGCAGCGCCGCCGAGCCGCATCCGAACGTGGAGTGGATCGCGGCGACCGGCGAAGAGACCGGACTCAACGAGGCGAGCGTCGATCTGGTGACCGTCTTCCAGGCGTTCCACTGGCTCGACCCGCACGCCGCGCTGCGCGAGTTCCTGCGCATCCTCCGGCCCGGCGGGCGCGTCGCGCTCGTGTACAACGAACGCGACGAGAGCGACGCGTTCACCGCCGCATACGGCGATCTGGTGCGGCTTTACGCGACCGACGAGACGGAGCGCCGCCGCGACGATGCGCGCAGCGCCTTCGAGCGCCTCGCGTCCGCGGGCGCATGGCATCAGCCGCGGCGGCTCACGTTCTCCAACACCCACGACCTCGACGCCGACGGGCTCTTCGCGCGCACGCGCAGCACCTCGTACCTCCCGAAAGGCGGTGCTGCGGCCGAAGAACTGCGCGCGGAATCGCGCGAGCTCTTCGCTCGCTTCGCCGCGAACGGCCGCGTGCAGATGCGGATGCTGACGATCGTCTCGATCGGCGACGTCGGCGGCGACGGCGCGTGA